From a single Lolium rigidum isolate FL_2022 chromosome 7, APGP_CSIRO_Lrig_0.1, whole genome shotgun sequence genomic region:
- the LOC124677774 gene encoding uncharacterized protein LOC124677774, giving the protein MATPNGCPDPPAAAAAADGPYIPAELIPDIAKHLTNLNDIFALRGGCRAYRAALPLSRGLLAAQPPCLLVPHSASSPALPLFNLLEPGCPSFSLALFHVPDRRLHRFRARLPFARTGGVLTSDGAQVVAVDGATGEIIVTHLLFGAQVRLPKPPLPHDRVILTGGHLFAPATGRTDVQCCSPWTSPQWTAASYGGEHEIQDWHIVNGVLYGFLPTCGLVSASPSKDSSSSLDIWHHGGEFDPQVLLAMQESKGAPLLGDCGGEVLLIFKVGPIDPAYKIFRWDADELMWAAATSLGGRTLFIGFDDFAACIGPDVPGIRGDCVYGSLPWAGGWSEYSMIDGTCKCFTAKYPGEPGVGFTRPQVWVLPSLFCN; this is encoded by the coding sequence ATGGCGACGCCCAACGGCTGCCCGgatccgcccgccgccgccgccgccgccgacgggccGTACATCCCGGCGGAGCTGATCCCCGACATCGCCAAGCACCTGACGAACCTCAACGACATCTTCGCCCTCCGCGGCGGCTGCCGCGCCTACCGCGCCGCGCTGCCGCTCAGCCGGGGCCTCCTCGCCGCGCAGCCGCCGTGCCTCCTCGTGCCCCACTCCGCCAGCTCCCCCGCGCTGCCCCTCTTCAAcctcctcgagcccggctgcccctCCTTCTCGCTCGCCCTCTTCCACGTCCCcgaccgccgcctccaccgcttCCGCGCCCGCCTCCCCTTCGCGCGCACCGGCGGCGTCCTCACCTCCGACGGCGCCCAGGTCGTCGCCGTCGACGGCGCCACcggcgagatcatcgtcacccacCTGCTCTTCGGCGCGCAGGTCCGCCTGCCCAAGCCCCCGCTGCCGCACGACCGCGTCATCCTCACCGGCGGCCACCTCTTCGCCCCCGCCACGGGCCGCACCGACGTCCAGTGCTGCAGCCCCTGGACGAGCCCCCAGTGGACCGCCGCGTCCTACGGCGGCGAGCACGAGATCCAGGACTGGCACATCGTCAACGGCGTCCTCTACGGGTTCCTCCCCACCTGCGGCCTCGTGTCGGCTTCGCCCTCCAAGGACAGTTCCTCCTCTTTGGATATATGGCACCATGGGGGCGAGTTCGACCCGCAGGTTCTACTGGCTATGCAGGAGAGCAAAGGTGCCCCGCTGCTGGGGGACTGCGGCGGAGAGGTCCTGCTCATCTTCAAGGTGGGACCCATCGACCCCGCCTACAAGATTTTCCGGTGGGACGCCGACGAGTTGAtgtgggcggcggcgacgagcctCGGAGGACGGACGCTCTTCATTGGCTTCGACGACTTCGCCGCGTGCATTGGTCCAGATGTTCCAGGGATCCGCGGGGACTGcgtgtacggatcgttgccatggGCTGGGGGCTGGAGCGAGTATTCTATGATCGATGGGACCTGTAAATGCTTCACAGCAAAGTATCCGGGTGAACCAGGGGTTGGTTTCACGAGGCCGCAGGTTTGGGTGCTTCCAAGCTTGTTCTGCAACTGA